The proteins below are encoded in one region of Halorarum halophilum:
- a CDS encoding GNAT family N-acetyltransferase translates to MEFVQLDVERDGASVANVVSRSIQASYALSPEQIDAVVEEEFGEDALAEKADREEAVLLVAREEGAAGGGPAQEEDETGDGTEIAEAGEGVTVQGFAEGTVDEDGATINWLQVDPEARGQGIGTGLFEELVEKFEERGTQKISSNVLAEDMEGGTFCEQFGFVRVDGVEVEFGDQTLVAEVYANPNAVDTESNEAFDPLEEGEDPPERAEAPDGTEVFVNPDDPISGTIGPFFEVSESADHDEVYGYFCGACRTVTTDVDQQDRVVCPECGNRHRPSDWDDSYL, encoded by the coding sequence ATGGAGTTCGTCCAACTCGACGTCGAACGCGACGGCGCGTCGGTCGCAAACGTCGTCTCGCGGTCGATTCAGGCCTCGTACGCGCTGAGCCCCGAGCAGATCGACGCCGTGGTCGAGGAGGAGTTCGGCGAGGACGCGCTGGCCGAGAAGGCCGACCGCGAGGAGGCCGTCCTGCTCGTCGCACGCGAGGAGGGCGCGGCCGGCGGCGGACCGGCGCAGGAGGAGGACGAGACCGGGGACGGGACGGAGATCGCGGAGGCGGGCGAGGGCGTCACCGTCCAGGGGTTCGCGGAGGGAACCGTCGACGAGGACGGCGCGACGATCAACTGGCTCCAGGTCGACCCCGAGGCCCGCGGTCAGGGGATCGGGACGGGGCTGTTCGAGGAACTCGTCGAGAAGTTCGAGGAGCGCGGGACCCAGAAGATCAGCTCGAACGTGCTCGCGGAGGACATGGAGGGCGGGACGTTCTGCGAGCAGTTCGGCTTCGTCCGCGTCGACGGCGTCGAGGTGGAGTTCGGCGACCAGACACTGGTCGCGGAGGTGTACGCCAACCCGAACGCCGTCGACACGGAGTCGAACGAGGCGTTCGACCCGCTCGAGGAGGGCGAGGACCCGCCGGAGCGGGCCGAGGCGCCCGACGGGACGGAGGTGTTCGTGAACCCGGACGACCCGATCTCCGGCACGATCGGCCCGTTCTTCGAGGTGTCCGAGTCGGCCGACCACGACGAGGTGTACGGCTACTTCTGCGGCGCCTGCCGGACGGTCACGACCGACGTCGACCAGCAGGATCGGGTCGTCTGCCCCGAGTGCGGCAATCGACACCGTCCCTCCGACTGGGACGACTCGTACCTCTGA
- a CDS encoding DUF4383 domain-containing protein, with the protein MAHETSRSRRSSALFSNLQRLTALVGGAVLTLVGVAGFLASGDQLLVFGVNPLHNGFHLLTGVFGLGVGLVGTAYADEYNQTMAVLYSALLLGWFAAPDRMVELLNSGAADAGLHAALAIVFGLVGFFGAIAGYGRT; encoded by the coding sequence ATGGCTCACGAGACCTCGCGGAGCAGGCGATCGTCCGCACTGTTCTCGAACCTCCAGCGGCTGACGGCCCTCGTCGGCGGCGCGGTCCTGACCCTCGTCGGCGTCGCGGGGTTCCTCGCGTCCGGCGATCAGCTCCTGGTGTTCGGCGTGAACCCGCTCCACAACGGCTTCCACCTGCTCACGGGCGTGTTCGGGCTCGGCGTCGGCCTTGTCGGCACCGCGTACGCCGACGAGTACAACCAGACCATGGCCGTGCTCTACAGCGCGCTCCTGCTGGGCTGGTTCGCCGCCCCGGACAGGATGGTGGAGCTGTTGAACTCGGGCGCCGCCGACGCGGGACTCCACGCGGCGCTCGCGATCGTGTTCGGCCTCGTCGGCTTCTTCGGGGCGATCGCCGGCTACGGGCGCACCTGA
- a CDS encoding YihY/virulence factor BrkB family protein has translation MFSRVPTSAEFSRALTTGRAVVSVLQDNYASFIAGSIAFAAFLSIPPLLALAVALAGILGATGIVAEALERADVYLTPTAQSLFLDALSSSEGRAGASLISVLILLWSALRVFRGLDTAFSLLYGSTEDLGIVDSARDGLVVLVALVVALAVSAGVATLIALFPTGPLGTVIAPVVLIVGLAVAFLPMYYVFPDTDVTVREVVPGAVVAAVGCATLAGGFRLYTGFADQYEVYGAIGAVLVVLLWLYGAGLMLLTGVAVNVVTSGRVDVAGGGGFDE, from the coding sequence ATGTTCTCGCGGGTGCCGACGAGCGCCGAGTTCTCGCGGGCGCTGACGACGGGGCGGGCCGTCGTCTCGGTGCTCCAGGACAACTACGCGTCGTTCATCGCCGGGAGCATCGCGTTCGCCGCCTTCCTGTCGATTCCCCCGCTGCTCGCGCTGGCGGTCGCGCTGGCCGGCATCCTCGGGGCCACCGGTATCGTGGCCGAGGCGCTCGAGCGGGCGGACGTCTACCTCACACCCACCGCCCAGTCGCTGTTCCTCGACGCGCTCTCCAGTTCAGAGGGCCGGGCCGGCGCCTCGCTGATCAGCGTGCTGATCCTCCTCTGGAGCGCGCTGCGGGTGTTCCGCGGGCTCGACACCGCGTTCTCGCTGCTGTACGGCTCGACGGAGGATCTGGGGATCGTCGACAGCGCCCGCGACGGCCTCGTCGTGCTCGTCGCCCTGGTGGTCGCGCTCGCCGTCTCGGCCGGCGTCGCCACGCTCATCGCGCTGTTCCCGACCGGACCCCTCGGTACCGTGATCGCGCCCGTCGTGCTGATCGTCGGCCTCGCCGTCGCGTTCCTCCCGATGTACTACGTCTTCCCGGATACGGACGTCACCGTTCGCGAGGTGGTTCCCGGCGCCGTCGTCGCGGCGGTCGGCTGTGCGACGCTCGCCGGCGGGTTCCGGCTGTACACCGGGTTCGCCGACCAGTACGAGGTGTACGGCGCCATCGGCGCCGTCCTCGTCGTCCTGCTCTGGCTCTACGGGGCCGGCCTCATGCTGCTGACCGGCGTGGCGGTGAACGTCGTGACCAGCGGCCGCGTCGACGTGGCCGGGGGCGGGGGGTTCGACGAGTAG
- a CDS encoding DUF7553 family protein translates to MADDRSEVAGAESETGTGERLDRARRELDLAADHAGGHVMEQLHSVREGLDEIVGGDELVEGDKTRDSRPHADRLDELREKLAGLESETDEGGTVDEHVEAAATHIAEYRQDVTGE, encoded by the coding sequence ATGGCTGACGACCGATCGGAGGTCGCGGGGGCCGAGTCGGAGACGGGGACGGGGGAGCGGCTGGACCGCGCCCGGCGGGAGCTGGACCTGGCCGCCGATCACGCGGGGGGCCACGTGATGGAGCAACTGCACTCCGTCCGGGAGGGACTCGACGAGATCGTCGGGGGGGACGAACTCGTCGAGGGGGACAAGACGCGGGACTCCCGTCCGCACGCCGACCGACTCGACGAACTGCGCGAGAAGCTCGCCGGGCTGGAGTCCGAGACGGACGAGGGCGGGACGGTCGACGAGCACGTCGAGGCGGCGGCGACACACATCGCCGAGTACCGACAGGACGTCACCGGGGAGTGA
- a CDS encoding CDP-glycerol glycerophosphotransferase family protein, protein MVAILYTFDRAFMRKTFEAIDRHVDAESAYLALGPDAVGASTAIPEVVRQPDESVDDLVDRLDPDVVVRNHRLRPGEYGFDHERTVVHVRHGASVGRGEVETTLSHLGDVVDVALAPGERWAERYREGFPDDVDIAVVGVPEADRLVESDRPGERRVLYAPTNHNYGGGSYLNTAEDVLDTFADTEYELLFRPHPMDRQEEPGKSVTERCRERIEDLGNVTYDGNETPGESMRAADVLVSDYSGIVTEWLHTDRPLIQLTALDADERAVPPAGYHTDRLDLETVDDLYAHGPPGDVRERRSEFRAELGIPMDGRAGERAAAEVMACTE, encoded by the coding sequence ATGGTAGCCATACTCTACACCTTCGATCGGGCGTTCATGCGAAAGACGTTCGAGGCGATCGACCGACACGTCGACGCCGAGTCGGCGTACCTCGCGCTCGGGCCCGACGCCGTGGGCGCCTCGACCGCGATACCGGAGGTCGTCCGTCAGCCGGACGAGTCCGTCGACGACCTGGTCGACAGGCTCGACCCGGACGTCGTCGTCCGCAACCACCGCCTCCGACCGGGGGAGTACGGGTTCGACCACGAGCGGACCGTGGTCCACGTCCGCCACGGGGCCTCGGTCGGCCGGGGCGAGGTGGAGACGACGCTCTCGCACCTCGGCGACGTCGTCGACGTGGCGCTCGCCCCGGGCGAGCGGTGGGCCGAACGGTACCGTGAGGGGTTCCCCGACGACGTCGACATCGCGGTCGTCGGCGTCCCCGAGGCCGACCGGCTGGTCGAGAGCGACCGGCCCGGCGAGCGACGGGTGCTGTACGCGCCGACGAACCACAACTACGGCGGCGGGAGCTACCTGAACACCGCCGAGGACGTCCTCGATACCTTCGCGGACACGGAGTACGAACTGCTGTTCCGCCCGCACCCGATGGACCGCCAGGAGGAGCCCGGGAAGTCGGTGACTGAACGCTGCCGCGAGCGCATCGAGGACCTGGGGAACGTCACCTACGACGGGAACGAGACGCCCGGCGAGAGCATGCGCGCGGCCGACGTCCTCGTCTCCGACTACTCGGGCATCGTCACCGAGTGGCTCCACACGGACCGACCGCTGATCCAGTTGACGGCGCTCGACGCCGATGAACGGGCGGTGCCGCCGGCCGGGTATCACACCGACAGGCTGGACCTCGAGACGGTCGACGACCTGTACGCGCACGGCCCGCCCGGGGACGTGCGGGAGCGGCGGTCCGAGTTCCGGGCGGAACTGGGCATCCCGATGGACGGCCGTGCCGGCGAGCGGGCGGCCGCGGAGGTGATGGCGTGCACGGAGTGA
- a CDS encoding NTP transferase domain-containing protein, which translates to MHGVILAAGEGSRMGEHTEDVPKAFMEIGGRTLYEYQREAIDPHVDALTVVLGYRHENVLGRLRTAEAVVVEAWDEYDNAESLYRALEGIDDDVLVLNGDVVVTPDAVTRVRRRHRALDGESVVVHLPGTQSEHTAIRLDERDRVTEYGEISGYRHAGMGVLDRDHIDEAATHLRRNRTEWYPSMYPTVPTRGVEIPESDHIEINRPRDRRAAMGRLPL; encoded by the coding sequence GTGCACGGAGTGATCCTCGCGGCCGGTGAGGGGAGCCGGATGGGCGAGCACACGGAGGACGTCCCCAAGGCGTTCATGGAGATCGGGGGGCGGACGCTGTACGAGTACCAGCGCGAGGCGATCGACCCCCACGTCGACGCGCTGACGGTCGTGCTCGGCTACCGCCACGAGAACGTCCTCGGCCGCCTGCGGACCGCCGAGGCCGTCGTCGTCGAGGCGTGGGACGAGTACGACAACGCCGAGTCGCTCTACCGGGCGCTCGAGGGGATCGACGACGACGTGCTCGTGCTCAACGGCGACGTGGTCGTCACCCCCGACGCCGTCACCCGCGTCCGTCGTCGCCACCGCGCCCTCGACGGCGAGAGCGTCGTCGTCCACCTCCCAGGGACCCAGAGCGAACACACCGCCATCCGACTGGACGAGCGGGACCGGGTGACGGAGTACGGGGAGATCTCCGGCTATCGCCACGCCGGGATGGGCGTGCTCGACCGCGACCACATCGACGAGGCGGCGACCCACCTCCGGCGGAACCGGACCGAGTGGTACCCGTCGATGTACCCCACGGTCCCGACCCGCGGCGTCGAGATCCCCGAGTCCGACCACATCGAGATCAACAGACCGCGGGACAGGCGCGCCGCGATGGGTCGACTGCCGCTCTAG
- a CDS encoding CBS domain-containing protein, whose amino-acid sequence MDIRDACSHEFESVSPETTLSKVRGAFTTNERARVVVVLDDGDFVGVVTRKQLLASKHSPDEKVRSVMGTPPRVSRTEDVRETARLFVESGVDLLPVFEGDEFFGVVTVRDLLEHVQEFLDALSVEDVATRELVTAEPDTTLGEVINDIREFGISRLPVIDEDGDPVGMVSVYDLVGFTVREMQRQQGGSTEGFDEHGGRGSRDDYNATGGFGERAGFAARMLDLPARNLMNTPAHTIEPDRLLDDAVERMLENDISSLVVVDGDGRPAGIVTTTDVLRSLTWTEEEHMPVRVFGVDLMDLLTREEIADRVEAIEAKYDEMSVIEAQVTFQKHRESNRGMPLIRATVRLFTDRGTHAGTGEEYGAEAAFDGACDLLERNVLDEKGRNSIKRKPEDARERNERLLEWWLEP is encoded by the coding sequence ATGGATATACGCGACGCCTGTAGCCACGAGTTCGAGTCGGTGAGCCCCGAGACGACCCTCTCGAAGGTGCGCGGCGCGTTCACCACCAACGAGCGGGCCCGGGTCGTCGTCGTCCTCGACGACGGCGACTTCGTGGGCGTTGTCACACGAAAACAGCTCCTCGCGTCCAAGCACTCGCCCGACGAGAAGGTCCGGTCGGTGATGGGGACCCCCCCGCGCGTGAGCCGGACGGAGGACGTCAGGGAGACGGCGCGGCTGTTCGTCGAGAGCGGCGTCGACCTGCTCCCGGTGTTCGAGGGGGACGAGTTCTTCGGCGTCGTCACCGTGCGGGACCTGCTCGAGCACGTCCAGGAGTTCCTCGACGCGCTCTCGGTCGAGGACGTCGCCACGCGCGAACTCGTCACCGCCGAGCCCGACACGACGCTGGGCGAGGTGATCAACGACATCCGCGAGTTCGGCATCTCCCGGCTCCCAGTCATCGACGAGGACGGCGACCCCGTCGGGATGGTGAGCGTCTACGACCTCGTCGGGTTCACGGTCCGCGAGATGCAGCGCCAGCAGGGCGGCTCCACGGAGGGGTTCGACGAGCACGGTGGTCGGGGGTCGCGTGACGACTACAACGCGACCGGCGGCTTCGGCGAGCGCGCCGGTTTCGCCGCGCGGATGCTCGACCTCCCGGCGCGGAACCTGATGAACACCCCCGCACACACCATCGAACCGGACCGCCTGCTCGACGATGCAGTCGAGCGGATGCTCGAGAACGACATCTCCTCGCTCGTCGTCGTCGACGGCGACGGCCGGCCGGCCGGCATCGTGACGACGACGGACGTGCTCCGCTCGCTGACGTGGACCGAGGAGGAGCACATGCCCGTCCGGGTGTTCGGCGTCGACCTCATGGACCTCCTCACGCGCGAGGAGATCGCCGACCGCGTCGAGGCGATCGAGGCGAAGTACGACGAGATGTCGGTGATCGAAGCGCAGGTCACCTTCCAGAAACACCGCGAGAGCAACCGGGGGATGCCGCTCATCCGGGCGACCGTCCGACTGTTCACCGACCGCGGGACGCACGCCGGGACCGGTGAGGAGTACGGCGCGGAGGCGGCGTTCGACGGAGCCTGCGACCTGCTGGAGCGGAACGTCCTCGACGAGAAGGGTCGTAACAGCATCAAGCGGAAGCCCGAGGACGCTCGGGAACGGAACGAACGGCTGCTCGAGTGGTGGCTCGAGCCCTGA
- a CDS encoding CBS domain-containing protein translates to MYGNPEDDPYARPGESYYRPQPPQQGQQGSQQRGTQQGYEQRGGQPPQGQPQQQPNQGQQGGGRQRWGGVTQQQQAGTTPQGQQGSSQQGYGQPPQQQGIGQQGYDQQRQQGQGGYGQQQGGAAYQYQQSGAQPQQQSQQPAQMQPPGTTGQQARGQRSQLQPVTLEQVVQTDVVTVQPDEPISEVVGTMAEEEVGSVVVVEDDEPVGIVTDRAIALALEETADLAERSVQEVMDTDLVTATTETTVFDAINTLEEASVRRLPIVDDEGGLEGIVTLDDVLVLLGSQLNKATGIIRSQSTRY, encoded by the coding sequence ATGTACGGAAACCCAGAGGACGATCCATACGCCCGGCCGGGAGAATCGTATTATCGACCCCAGCCCCCCCAGCAGGGGCAGCAGGGGAGTCAACAGCGGGGCACCCAGCAGGGGTACGAACAGCGGGGAGGGCAGCCTCCACAGGGTCAGCCCCAACAGCAGCCCAACCAGGGACAGCAGGGAGGGGGTCGGCAGCGATGGGGAGGAGTGACCCAGCAGCAACAGGCGGGAACGACTCCGCAGGGACAGCAGGGGTCGAGCCAGCAGGGCTACGGACAACCGCCCCAGCAGCAGGGAATCGGTCAGCAGGGATACGACCAGCAGCGTCAGCAGGGTCAGGGAGGCTACGGTCAGCAGCAGGGAGGGGCGGCGTACCAGTACCAGCAGTCGGGCGCCCAGCCCCAGCAGCAGTCCCAGCAGCCCGCCCAGATGCAGCCCCCGGGGACGACGGGCCAGCAGGCACGGGGGCAGCGGTCACAGCTCCAGCCGGTCACGCTCGAGCAGGTCGTCCAGACGGACGTCGTCACCGTCCAGCCGGACGAGCCGATCTCTGAGGTCGTCGGGACGATGGCCGAGGAGGAGGTCGGCTCCGTCGTCGTCGTCGAGGACGACGAGCCGGTCGGCATCGTCACCGACAGGGCCATCGCGCTCGCGCTCGAGGAGACGGCGGACCTCGCCGAGCGATCCGTCCAGGAGGTGATGGACACCGACCTCGTCACCGCGACGACCGAGACGACCGTCTTCGACGCGATCAACACCCTGGAGGAGGCGAGCGTGCGCCGGCTCCCCATCGTCGACGACGAGGGGGGTCTCGAGGGGATCGTCACGCTCGACGACGTCCTCGTGCTGCTCGGGTCGCAACTCAACAAAGCCACCGGGATAATCAGGTCGCAATCGACGCGGTACTGA
- a CDS encoding HalOD1 output domain-containing protein has translation MIDEPPNDPPRTCERPRTRQPNTYYVHHDPTGSADLTTTIVHALADVMGEDVTGTEFPLYDSVDPDALDRLFAPKTDGTPRPPGHVAFSVQDYRVTVYSSGEIAITPP, from the coding sequence ATGATCGACGAACCACCGAACGACCCTCCCCGGACCTGCGAACGACCCCGAACCCGGCAACCGAACACGTACTACGTACACCACGACCCGACCGGATCCGCCGACCTGACGACGACCATCGTCCACGCGCTCGCCGACGTGATGGGGGAGGACGTCACGGGAACGGAGTTCCCGCTGTACGACAGCGTCGACCCCGACGCCCTGGACCGGCTGTTCGCCCCGAAGACGGACGGGACACCCCGGCCGCCGGGCCACGTGGCGTTCAGCGTGCAGGACTACCGGGTGACGGTGTACAGCAGCGGCGAAATCGCCATCACGCCGCCGTAG